A genome region from Deinococcus aerolatus includes the following:
- a CDS encoding WGxxGxxG family protein, protein MNKVLFLSLILSVSPVALAQDTTTDTTTDTTITDTTIPLDPNNDGVVDTNNNGRAGTREFPWGLLGLIGLAGLAGLNRPTPTPVRVDTRDTRDTTRL, encoded by the coding sequence ATGAATAAGGTTCTGTTTCTTTCGCTGATTCTGTCTGTCTCCCCGGTTGCCCTGGCACAAGACACCACCACCGATACCACCACGGACACCACCATCACCGACACCACCATACCACTCGACCCCAACAACGACGGGGTTGTGGACACCAACAACAATGGCCGCGCCGGTACGCGCGAGTTCCCCTGGGGACTGCTGGGCCTGATCGGACTGGCGGGACTGGCGGGCCTCAACCGCCCCACACCCACGCCTGTCCGCGTGGACACCCGCGATACCCGGGACACCACGCGCCTCTAA
- a CDS encoding MBL fold metallo-hydrolase has protein sequence MVSPHPPTHVQELRHPEVDPRIRWFRAGEEVDTFAVVTARFLIFVDTMATPALMRQVIKAVRPDVAGRTVLVLNTHADWDHVYGNRLFTPEGDLPGQLIASEATRDRLLSGHAQDRLRQQQAQDARFADVTLVAPDMTFSGRLTLHGGDLTLEVLPTPGHTPDHVSVWIPELGTVLAGDAAEHPFPQVRGGAQLAVTRASLERLQALDPRVVLPCHGGTTTPGLLMRNLEHFEFLRAQLGQLPSPADWLDRPQEAGELAGASYAQALARLGEQPGTVPAFYQDFHTDALHATLEDLAGLR, from the coding sequence ATGGTCAGTCCCCACCCGCCCACCCATGTGCAGGAACTGCGTCACCCCGAGGTGGACCCACGGATTCGCTGGTTCCGCGCCGGCGAGGAGGTGGACACCTTCGCCGTGGTCACGGCCCGTTTCCTGATCTTCGTGGACACCATGGCAACCCCCGCCCTGATGCGTCAGGTGATCAAGGCTGTTCGCCCGGACGTCGCCGGACGTACGGTCCTGGTGCTGAACACCCATGCCGACTGGGACCACGTGTACGGCAACCGCCTTTTTACCCCGGAGGGAGACCTGCCGGGCCAGCTGATCGCCAGCGAGGCCACCCGGGACCGCCTGCTCTCCGGCCACGCCCAGGACCGCCTGCGGCAGCAGCAGGCCCAGGACGCCCGCTTCGCCGACGTCACGCTGGTCGCGCCTGACATGACCTTTTCCGGGCGCCTGACCCTGCACGGCGGCGACCTCACCCTCGAAGTCCTGCCCACGCCGGGCCATACCCCCGATCACGTGTCAGTCTGGATTCCGGAGCTGGGCACGGTTCTGGCGGGCGACGCCGCGGAGCATCCCTTTCCCCAGGTGCGGGGCGGGGCCCAACTTGCGGTCACCCGGGCTTCTCTCGAGCGTCTCCAGGCGCTTGACCCGCGGGTGGTGCTGCCCTGTCACGGGGGCACCACCACTCCCGGGCTTCTGATGCGGAATCTGGAGCATTTCGAATTCCTGCGCGCGCAGCTGGGGCAACTTCCCTCGCCCGCCGACTGGCTGGACCGTCCCCAGGAGGCCGGGGAGCTCGCCGGGGCGTCCTACGCCCAGGCGCTCGCACGGCTGGGAGAACAGCCCGGCACCGTCCCGGCCTTCTACCAGGACTTTCACACCGACGCGCTGCACGCGACCCTGGAGGACCTCGCTGGCCTCCGCTGA
- a CDS encoding queuosine precursor transporter, translating into MTSRNTLLVILVAVYIGAELVSNVTAGRLVQFGAFIFPGAIFLYSLTFTLRDAIHTAGGWTIAKAAMWGGLFANALLAGYGVLINALPKPDFFQDSAYQVVFGSTLRVVVASLVAYLISTALDALIFERLKARGISTQVIASNAVSTTVDTVIFITIAFAGTGAPLLNLMLGQIVLKMLISLLLIPLVRWVRTQVGPAPVPA; encoded by the coding sequence ATGACCTCACGCAACACCCTCCTGGTGATTCTGGTTGCCGTCTACATCGGTGCCGAACTCGTCAGCAATGTCACCGCCGGCCGCCTCGTCCAGTTCGGCGCGTTTATTTTCCCTGGCGCGATCTTCCTGTATTCCCTGACCTTCACGCTGCGTGACGCTATTCATACGGCAGGCGGCTGGACCATCGCCAAGGCGGCCATGTGGGGCGGCCTGTTTGCCAACGCCCTGCTGGCCGGATACGGCGTGCTGATCAACGCCCTGCCCAAACCGGACTTCTTTCAGGACAGCGCGTATCAGGTCGTCTTCGGTTCCACCCTCAGGGTGGTGGTGGCCAGTCTGGTGGCTTACCTGATCAGCACCGCCCTCGACGCCCTGATCTTTGAACGCTTGAAAGCGCGTGGCATCTCTACACAGGTGATTGCATCGAACGCCGTAAGCACCACCGTGGACACCGTTATTTTCATCACGATTGCCTTTGCCGGAACGGGCGCGCCCCTGCTGAACCTGATGCTGGGGCAGATCGTCTTGAAGATGCTGATCAGCCTGCTGCTGATTCCCCTGGTGCGCTGGGTCCGCACACAGGTCGGCCCCGCCCCAGTTCCCGCCTGA
- the queF gene encoding preQ(1) synthase, with amino-acid sequence MQDKAAVSAPQQPGFDRRYDVQGLDAIDTDVLGTFEQVRLDDPVHYPGEPMQIEITTDEFSPVCPWSGLPDFGTLEIRYQPRDVCVELKSLKYYLTSYRFVGIYHEHATRRVLADLVKLLDPLSMEIRCDYGMRGGIKTVCTVQYMAPTQETS; translated from the coding sequence ATGCAAGACAAGGCCGCCGTGAGCGCGCCCCAGCAACCCGGATTTGACCGCCGCTACGATGTGCAGGGCCTGGACGCCATCGACACGGATGTGCTGGGCACGTTCGAGCAGGTGCGCCTCGACGATCCGGTCCACTATCCCGGTGAACCCATGCAGATTGAGATCACCACCGATGAGTTCAGTCCGGTGTGTCCGTGGAGCGGCCTGCCGGATTTTGGAACGTTAGAGATCCGCTATCAGCCGCGTGACGTCTGCGTGGAACTCAAGAGCCTCAAGTACTACCTGACCAGTTACCGCTTCGTGGGGATCTATCACGAGCACGCCACGCGCCGCGTGCTGGCCGATCTGGTGAAACTCCTCGATCCCCTGAGCATGGAAATCCGCTGCGATTACGGCATGCGCGGCGGCATCAAGACCGTCTGCACCGTGCAGTACATGGCTCCAACGCAGGAAACGTCCTGA
- a CDS encoding YdeI/OmpD-associated family protein, with translation MFETTLKQERKTATGIEVPSHIVAELGAGKKPAVTVILNGYTYRSTVAVMGGRYMLPVSAEHRQGAGVQGGDQVSVTLHLDTEPREVTVPDDLQAALDGTPAALERFGRLSYSQQRQHVLSVEGTKNPETRARRVAKAIQTLTADN, from the coding sequence ATGTTCGAGACGACCCTGAAACAGGAGCGCAAGACGGCCACCGGCATCGAAGTTCCCTCACATATCGTGGCGGAACTCGGCGCGGGGAAAAAACCGGCCGTGACTGTGATCCTGAACGGCTACACGTACCGCAGCACTGTGGCGGTCATGGGCGGCCGATACATGCTGCCGGTCAGCGCCGAACACCGCCAGGGCGCAGGCGTTCAGGGCGGGGACCAGGTGAGCGTCACCCTGCACCTGGACACTGAACCCCGTGAGGTCACTGTGCCGGACGATTTGCAGGCCGCGTTAGATGGTACGCCAGCCGCCCTGGAGCGTTTTGGACGCCTCTCGTACAGCCAGCAACGCCAGCATGTGTTGTCGGTGGAAGGCACCAAGAACCCTGAGACCCGTGCCCGACGTGTGGCGAAAGCCATTCAGACGCTCACGGCGGATAATTGA
- a CDS encoding Gfo/Idh/MocA family protein, whose translation MTNFVRIGVIGLGAIGQNLLKAFTAHPEVQVTAVCDLDASLAERTAQPLAASVWTDHRRMLDEVDLDLVYVAVPPRQHHAIALDVIAAGRHILCEKPLALTLSEAQEMQRAAQAMGVVHALNLPLHGNPGVETFHHLVRDGGLGTLRRAELTLVFPQWPRGWQQNPWIGGREQGGPIREVGPHLLHVILNTLGPVARVWAHTEYPTDDPGACETAALGTLELESGALVVVSCLTNVPRPEQVSLTVYGSTGTAGLVNWTMPVSALREAPLESVPVEGAQAAAGTRLVQALVGRVRGTSGDLVDFTIGVRIQAILEAWERSSVVETWVDVAQA comes from the coding sequence ATGACCAATTTCGTTCGAATCGGCGTGATCGGCCTCGGCGCCATCGGCCAGAACCTGCTGAAGGCCTTCACCGCCCATCCCGAAGTGCAGGTGACGGCCGTATGCGATTTGGACGCCTCCCTCGCTGAAAGGACCGCCCAGCCACTTGCGGCCTCTGTTTGGACTGACCACCGTCGAATGCTCGACGAGGTCGACCTGGATCTCGTGTACGTGGCTGTGCCGCCGAGGCAGCATCACGCCATTGCTCTGGATGTCATTGCCGCGGGACGACACATTCTGTGCGAGAAACCGCTCGCCCTCACGCTGAGCGAAGCGCAGGAAATGCAGCGTGCGGCGCAGGCGATGGGCGTCGTTCACGCTTTGAATCTGCCCCTGCACGGTAATCCTGGAGTCGAAACCTTTCACCATCTCGTTCGGGACGGCGGTCTTGGGACACTCCGCCGCGCCGAGCTGACCCTGGTGTTTCCGCAATGGCCACGAGGGTGGCAACAAAATCCCTGGATCGGGGGGCGGGAGCAGGGCGGACCAATCCGTGAGGTTGGGCCGCATCTGTTGCACGTCATCCTGAACACGCTTGGTCCGGTGGCGCGGGTGTGGGCACACACCGAGTACCCCACAGACGATCCGGGCGCCTGTGAAACTGCCGCCCTAGGCACGCTCGAGCTCGAAAGTGGGGCCCTGGTCGTCGTGTCGTGCCTGACGAACGTCCCGCGCCCCGAACAGGTCAGCTTGACCGTGTACGGTTCAACGGGCACTGCTGGGCTGGTGAACTGGACAATGCCTGTGTCGGCGCTGAGGGAGGCACCGCTTGAATCTGTGCCCGTTGAGGGAGCGCAGGCGGCTGCAGGAACACGGCTGGTTCAGGCGCTGGTGGGCCGTGTGCGCGGTACCTCCGGCGATCTCGTCGATTTCACCATAGGTGTCCGCATTCAAGCCATCCTGGAGGCCTGGGAACGCTCATCGGTTGTAGAGACGTGGGTGGATGTCGCGCAGGCGTGA
- a CDS encoding helix-turn-helix domain-containing protein → MWSGKDMRTWVQAQFGKMVHLGCTYKFMRKAGFSLQKPRSRHVKGDKTAKAASKTRD, encoded by the coding sequence TTGTGGTCGGGCAAAGACATGCGGACGTGGGTGCAGGCACAGTTTGGCAAAATGGTGCATTTGGGCTGCACCTATAAATTCATGCGGAAGGCGGGGTTCTCCCTGCAAAAACCCCGTTCGCGGCACGTTAAAGGCGATAAAACGGCCAAAGCAGCCTCTAAAACAAGGGATTAA